A single Anopheles funestus chromosome 2RL, idAnoFuneDA-416_04, whole genome shotgun sequence DNA region contains:
- the LOC125765732 gene encoding uncharacterized protein LOC125765732 isoform X1 → MVVLASTKTKHLSSTTATTYRQKSTTIKKRYRDTYRVMGGFEQRPWTPTKRRGPIAAEHRGPGPQYLLPQLLGTKVVDSKRQAAPAYSFGQRHKPRTESFSPGPLYNITGLGCKGKDAPPAYCLQSRPKEIPKYLTPAPGEYNIEKSDKMLVKSAPKYTFGVKKPPNPTSQTPAPGDYKPERVTFDSTPKFSFGIKTESKIRNDTPAPGTYSPEKVLKDKSPKYSFGLKVIPEKIEETPAPGAYQPERALALDKKPAYSFGLKTIVEKPNNTPAPGAYEPEKVKINNTPSYSFGIRSAIEKPNSNPAPGAYEPEKAKKLIDHSPAFAFGMRINHDKPNNTPGPSAYQVEKVNLDHQPAYSFGLRTNVSKPNITPAPGAYCPEKANQDSTPKYSFGIRPTIDKPDNIPAPGAYSPEKAKVDSSPAYSFGVRSKPDKPSANPGPGAYDADKLADGKSPAYSFGLRPEVGKPNNMPGPGAYNADRVDHATPAYSFGVKTNTDKVERIPGPGAYDADKAMDKSSPAYSFGVKTNVQKPSVVPGPGAYDADKQDKSSPAYSFGVKTNVDKPSVIPGPGAYDSDKVVDKTSPAYSFGARTNVDKPSMVPGPGAYDSDKVNDKSAPSYSFGVKTNMEKPNAIPGPGAYDADKVIDKSTPAYSFGVKPNLDKPNAIPGPGAYDADKVTDKSSPAYSFGVKTNMEKPNAIPGPGAYDADKVHDKSTPAYSFGVKPNLDKPNVIPGPGAYDAEKVNDKFSPAYSFGVRTNVEKPSIIPGPGAYDADKVIDKSSPAFTFGVKPNIDKPNIIPGPGAYDADKVIDKSCPAYSFGIKTNVEKPNIIPGPGAYDADKVIERSCPAYSFGIKTNVEKPSIIPGPGAYDTEKVQDTNTPAYTFGVKHQTTKVIPTPAPGAYFPEKYVCPHPAFTFGVKPHIDRIDIIPAPGAYNPEAVKLDNSPAFTFGVKPVIDKVDMTPAPGTYSVEKVKLDHSPAYPFGIKVHREKPNNVPAPGTYNPDKVKMDHSPAYSFGIKHKGETLRDTPAPSTYQPEKCKTDCSPAYSFGVKVNHETITHDGPAPNEYHIPNVLGSSKEGPIRSAPAYTITGRQKQTLPECIGFPGPGHYDAKIDPLVRRAPMFSMATRFRRPTDEALKPGPAAHYPEKGLNLFQRVPAYSFSIRHSNYLAQKSPTYVNSLKPCFWN, encoded by the exons ATG GTTGTGCTAGCCAGCacgaaaacgaaacatctGTCATCGACCACAGCTACCACCTACCGGCAAAAGAGCACTACCATCAAGAAGCGGTACAGAGATACCTATCGCGTGATGGGTGGGTTTGAGCAGCGTCCCTGGACACCGACGAAGCGGCGGGGACCGATCGCGGCAGAACACCGTGGCCCAGGGCCACAATATCTTCTACCACAACTGCTCG GTACGAAAGTGGTAGACTCGAAACGGCAAGCCGCACCCGCCTACAGCTTCGGTCAGCGACACAAACCACGCACGGAATCGTTCAGTCCGGGTCCGCTCTACAACATCACCGGGCTTGGCTGCAAGGGAAAGGATGCTCCACCGGCCTACTGCTTGCAGAGTCGTCCGAAGGAGATACCGAAATATCTGACACCGGCACCGGGAGAGTACAATATAGAAAAGTCGGACAAAATGTTGGTTAAATCCGCACCGAAGTATACGTTCGGTGTGAAGAAGCCACCAAATCCGACCAGCCAAACACCAG CTCCCGGCGACTATAAGCCCGAACGTGTCACATTCGATAGCACACCGAAGTTTTCGTTTGGCATCAAAACGGAGAGTAAAATACGCAACGACACACCAG CACCCGGTACCTATTCGCCGGAGAAAGTATTGAAAGACAAATCACCAAAGTATAGCTTTGGGTTGAAAGTAATACCGGAAAAGATTGAAGAAACGCCGG CACCCGGTGCCTACCAACCAGAAAGAGCACTTGCATTGGATAAGAAACCGGCGTACAGCTTTGGTCTGAAGACGATCGTCGAGAAACCGAACAATACTCCCGCACCGGGAGCTTATGAGCCGGAGAAAGTGAAGATAAACAATACGCCGTCGTACAGCTTCGGCATCCGGTCCGCAATCGAAAAGCCGAACTCCAATCCTG CACCGGGCGCATACGAGCCGGAAAAGGCCAAGAAGCTGATCGATCACTCGCCCGCATTTGCATTCGGCATGCGCATCAATCATGACAAGCCTAACAATACGCCCGGACCGTCCGCGTATCAGGTGGAGAAGGTGAATCTAGATCACCAACCGGCGTACAGTTTCGGGCTGCGCACGAACGTATCGAAGCCGAACATAACGCCCGCACCGGGTGCATACTGCCCGGAGAAGGCAAATCAAGATTCTACCCCGAAGTATAGCTTCGGAATCCGACCGACAATCGATAAACCGGACAATATACCCGCTCCTGGAGCGTACTCTCCCGAGAAGGCCAAAGTAGATAGTAGTCCAGCGTACAGCTTCGGTGTGCGCTCCAAGCCAGACAAACCAAGTGCCAATCCCGGTCCGGGAGCGTACGATGCGGACAAGCTGGCGGATGGAAAGTCTCCGGCGTACTCATTTGGACTTCGGCCAGAGGTTGGCAAACCGAACAATATGCCCGGTCCCGGAGCATACAATGCGGATCGCGTTGATCACGCTACACCGGCATATTCGTTCGGTGTCAAGACAAACACGGACAAGGTGGAACGAATCCCTGGACCGGGTGCATATGATGCAGACAAGGCGATGGATAAATCCTCACCCGCATATTCGTTCGGTGTGAAGACGAACGTACAGAAGCCAAGCGTAGTGCCTGGACCGGGTGCGTACGATGCAGATAAGCAGGACAAATCATCTCCGGCCTATTCGTTTGGTGTGAAAACCAACGTAGACAAGCCAAGTGTTATACCCGGACCGGGTGCGTACGATTCAGATAAAGTAGTGGACAAGACATCACCAGCGTACTCGTTCGGTGCCAGAACAAATGTCGATAAGCCCAGCATGGTTCCCGGACCGGGTGCCTATGATTCGGACAAAGTTAATGACAAATCAGCTCCGTCATATTCGTTCGGCGTGAAGACCAATATGGAGAAACCGAACGCAATTCCTGGCCCAGGTGCGTACGATGCGGATAAAGTGATTGATAAATCTACGCCAGCATATTCTTTCGGCGTCAAGCCTAACTTGGATAAGCCGAACGCAATTCCAGGACCTGGAGCTTACGATGCGGATAAAGTGACCGACAAGTCTTCCCCTGCATACTCTTTCGGTGTAAAGACCAACATGGAAAAACCGAACGCAATTCCTGGCCCAGGTGCCTACGATGCGGACAAAGTGCACGATAAATCCACTCCAGCCTATTCCTTTGGAGTGAAGCCTAACTTAGATAAGCCAAATGTTATTCCTGGCCCAGGAGCTTATGATGCGGAGAAAGTGAATGATAAGTTCTCCCCTGCATATTCGTTCGGTGTTCGAACGAACGTCGAAAAGCCCAGCATCATTCCTGGCCCAGGTGCGTACGATGCAGATAAAGTGATCGACAAGTCTTCCCCAGCATTTACGTTTGGCGTTAAGCCAAACATCGACAAGCCCAATATTATTCCCGGACCGGGTGCGTATGATGCGGACAAGGTCATAGACAAGTCGTGTCCAGCGTATTCGTTCGGAATTAAGACGAATGTTGAGAAGCCTAATATTATTCCCGGCCCGGGAGCTTATGATGCGGACAAGGTTATAGAGCGTTCTTGCCCTGCGTACTCGTTCGGAATCAAGACGAATGTGGAAAAACCAAGTATCATTCCTGGTCCGGGAGCGTACGACACCGAAAAGGTACAGGATACGAATACACCGGCATATACGTTCGGTGTGAAGCATCAGACGACGAAAGTTATTCCAACACCAGCCCCAGGTGCATACTTCCCGGAGAAGTATGTCTGTCCCCATCCAGCTTTTACGTTCGGCGTAAAGCCACATATCGATAGGATCGATATTATTCCAGCCCCGGGAGCTTACAATCCGGAAGCGGTAAAGCTGGACAACAGCCCCGCATTCACGTTCGGTGTGAAACCAGTAATTGATAAGGTTGATATGACACCGGCACCAGGCACATactcggtggaaaaagttaagCTGGATCACTCGCCAGCGTATCCGTTTGGAATTAAGGTGCACCGCGAGAAGCCGAACAATGTACCAG CTCCCGGAACTTACAATCCCGATAAAGTGAAGATGGATCACTCACCAGCGTACAGTTTTGGCATAAAGCATAAAGGTGAAACACTAAGAGATACACCGG CACCATCGACATATCAACCGGAAAAGTGTAAAACCGACTGTTCCCCAGCGTACAGCTTCGGCGTGAAGGTAAATCACGAAACGATCACTCACGACGGTCCAG CACCAAACGAATACCACATCCCGAACGTGCTCGGTTCGAGCAAGGAAGGGCCGATCCGTTCGGCGCCAGCCTACACAATCACCGGCCGACAGAAGCAAACTCTTCCTGAGTGCATTGGGTTCCCCGGTCCCGGTCACTACGACGCGAAGATCGATCCGCTGGTAAGACGGGCCCCGATGTTCTCGATGGCGACCCGGTTCCGACGACCGACGGATGAAGCACTCAAGCCCGGACCGGCCGCACACTATCCGGAAAAG GGTTTGAATCTGTTCCAAAGAGTTCCTGCCTATTCCTTTTCCATTCGGCACTCCAACTATCTGGCACAGAAGTCACCCACATATGTGAACAGTTTGAAACCATGCTTCTGGAACTGA
- the LOC125765732 gene encoding uncharacterized protein LOC125765732 isoform X4 encodes MVVLASTKTKHLSSTTATTYRQKSTTIKKRYRDTYRVMGGFEQRPWTPTKRRGPIAAEHRGPGPQYLLPQLLGTKVVDSKRQAAPAYSFGQRHKPRTESFSPGPLYNITGLGCKGKDAPPAYCLQSRPKEIPKYLTPAPGEYNIEKSDKMLVKSAPKYTFGVKKPPNPTSQTPAPGDYKPERVTFDSTPKFSFGIKTESKIRNDTPAPGTYSPEKVLKDKSPKYSFGLKVIPEKIEETPAPGAYQPERALALDKKPAYSFGLKTIVEKPNNTPAPGAYEPEKVKINNTPSYSFGIRSAIEKPNSNPAPGAYEPEKAKKLIDHSPAFAFGMRINHDKPNNTPGPSAYQVEKVNLDHQPAYSFGLRTNVSKPNITPAPGAYCPEKANQDSTPKYSFGIRPTIDKPDNIPAPGAYSPEKAKVDSSPAYSFGVRSKPDKPSANPGPGAYDADKLADGKSPAYSFGLRPEVGKPNNMPGPGAYNADRVDHATPAYSFGVKTNTDKVERIPGPGAYDADKAMDKSSPAYSFGVKTNVQKPSVVPGPGAYDADKQDKSSPAYSFGVKTNVDKPSVIPGPGAYDSDKVVDKTSPAYSFGARTNVDKPSMVPGPGAYDSDKVNDKSAPSYSFGVKTNMEKPNAIPGPGAYDADKVHDKSTPAYSFGVKPNLDKPNVIPGPGAYDAEKVNDKFSPAYSFGVRTNVEKPSIIPGPGAYDADKVIDKSSPAFTFGVKPNIDKPNIIPGPGAYDADKVIDKSCPAYSFGIKTNVEKPNIIPGPGAYDADKVIERSCPAYSFGIKTNVEKPSIIPGPGAYDTEKVQDTNTPAYTFGVKHQTTKVIPTPAPGAYFPEKYVCPHPAFTFGVKPHIDRIDIIPAPGAYNPEAVKLDNSPAFTFGVKPVIDKVDMTPAPGTYSVEKVKLDHSPAYPFGIKVHREKPNNVPAPGTYNPDKVKMDHSPAYSFGIKHKGETLRDTPAPSTYQPEKCKTDCSPAYSFGVKVNHETITHDGPAPNEYHIPNVLGSSKEGPIRSAPAYTITGRQKQTLPECIGFPGPGHYDAKIDPLVRRAPMFSMATRFRRPTDEALKPGPAAHYPEKGLNLFQRVPAYSFSIRHSNYLAQKSPTYVNSLKPCFWN; translated from the exons ATG GTTGTGCTAGCCAGCacgaaaacgaaacatctGTCATCGACCACAGCTACCACCTACCGGCAAAAGAGCACTACCATCAAGAAGCGGTACAGAGATACCTATCGCGTGATGGGTGGGTTTGAGCAGCGTCCCTGGACACCGACGAAGCGGCGGGGACCGATCGCGGCAGAACACCGTGGCCCAGGGCCACAATATCTTCTACCACAACTGCTCG GTACGAAAGTGGTAGACTCGAAACGGCAAGCCGCACCCGCCTACAGCTTCGGTCAGCGACACAAACCACGCACGGAATCGTTCAGTCCGGGTCCGCTCTACAACATCACCGGGCTTGGCTGCAAGGGAAAGGATGCTCCACCGGCCTACTGCTTGCAGAGTCGTCCGAAGGAGATACCGAAATATCTGACACCGGCACCGGGAGAGTACAATATAGAAAAGTCGGACAAAATGTTGGTTAAATCCGCACCGAAGTATACGTTCGGTGTGAAGAAGCCACCAAATCCGACCAGCCAAACACCAG CTCCCGGCGACTATAAGCCCGAACGTGTCACATTCGATAGCACACCGAAGTTTTCGTTTGGCATCAAAACGGAGAGTAAAATACGCAACGACACACCAG CACCCGGTACCTATTCGCCGGAGAAAGTATTGAAAGACAAATCACCAAAGTATAGCTTTGGGTTGAAAGTAATACCGGAAAAGATTGAAGAAACGCCGG CACCCGGTGCCTACCAACCAGAAAGAGCACTTGCATTGGATAAGAAACCGGCGTACAGCTTTGGTCTGAAGACGATCGTCGAGAAACCGAACAATACTCCCGCACCGGGAGCTTATGAGCCGGAGAAAGTGAAGATAAACAATACGCCGTCGTACAGCTTCGGCATCCGGTCCGCAATCGAAAAGCCGAACTCCAATCCTG CACCGGGCGCATACGAGCCGGAAAAGGCCAAGAAGCTGATCGATCACTCGCCCGCATTTGCATTCGGCATGCGCATCAATCATGACAAGCCTAACAATACGCCCGGACCGTCCGCGTATCAGGTGGAGAAGGTGAATCTAGATCACCAACCGGCGTACAGTTTCGGGCTGCGCACGAACGTATCGAAGCCGAACATAACGCCCGCACCGGGTGCATACTGCCCGGAGAAGGCAAATCAAGATTCTACCCCGAAGTATAGCTTCGGAATCCGACCGACAATCGATAAACCGGACAATATACCCGCTCCTGGAGCGTACTCTCCCGAGAAGGCCAAAGTAGATAGTAGTCCAGCGTACAGCTTCGGTGTGCGCTCCAAGCCAGACAAACCAAGTGCCAATCCCGGTCCGGGAGCGTACGATGCGGACAAGCTGGCGGATGGAAAGTCTCCGGCGTACTCATTTGGACTTCGGCCAGAGGTTGGCAAACCGAACAATATGCCCGGTCCCGGAGCATACAATGCGGATCGCGTTGATCACGCTACACCGGCATATTCGTTCGGTGTCAAGACAAACACGGACAAGGTGGAACGAATCCCTGGACCGGGTGCATATGATGCAGACAAGGCGATGGATAAATCCTCACCCGCATATTCGTTCGGTGTGAAGACGAACGTACAGAAGCCAAGCGTAGTGCCTGGACCGGGTGCGTACGATGCAGATAAGCAGGACAAATCATCTCCGGCCTATTCGTTTGGTGTGAAAACCAACGTAGACAAGCCAAGTGTTATACCCGGACCGGGTGCGTACGATTCAGATAAAGTAGTGGACAAGACATCACCAGCGTACTCGTTCGGTGCCAGAACAAATGTCGATAAGCCCAGCATGGTTCCCGGACCGGGTGCCTATGATTCGGACAAAGTTAATGACAAATCAGCTCCGTCATATTCGTTCGGCGTGAAGACCAATATGGAGAAACCGAACGCAATTCCTGGCCCAG GTGCCTACGATGCGGACAAAGTGCACGATAAATCCACTCCAGCCTATTCCTTTGGAGTGAAGCCTAACTTAGATAAGCCAAATGTTATTCCTGGCCCAGGAGCTTATGATGCGGAGAAAGTGAATGATAAGTTCTCCCCTGCATATTCGTTCGGTGTTCGAACGAACGTCGAAAAGCCCAGCATCATTCCTGGCCCAGGTGCGTACGATGCAGATAAAGTGATCGACAAGTCTTCCCCAGCATTTACGTTTGGCGTTAAGCCAAACATCGACAAGCCCAATATTATTCCCGGACCGGGTGCGTATGATGCGGACAAGGTCATAGACAAGTCGTGTCCAGCGTATTCGTTCGGAATTAAGACGAATGTTGAGAAGCCTAATATTATTCCCGGCCCGGGAGCTTATGATGCGGACAAGGTTATAGAGCGTTCTTGCCCTGCGTACTCGTTCGGAATCAAGACGAATGTGGAAAAACCAAGTATCATTCCTGGTCCGGGAGCGTACGACACCGAAAAGGTACAGGATACGAATACACCGGCATATACGTTCGGTGTGAAGCATCAGACGACGAAAGTTATTCCAACACCAGCCCCAGGTGCATACTTCCCGGAGAAGTATGTCTGTCCCCATCCAGCTTTTACGTTCGGCGTAAAGCCACATATCGATAGGATCGATATTATTCCAGCCCCGGGAGCTTACAATCCGGAAGCGGTAAAGCTGGACAACAGCCCCGCATTCACGTTCGGTGTGAAACCAGTAATTGATAAGGTTGATATGACACCGGCACCAGGCACATactcggtggaaaaagttaagCTGGATCACTCGCCAGCGTATCCGTTTGGAATTAAGGTGCACCGCGAGAAGCCGAACAATGTACCAG CTCCCGGAACTTACAATCCCGATAAAGTGAAGATGGATCACTCACCAGCGTACAGTTTTGGCATAAAGCATAAAGGTGAAACACTAAGAGATACACCGG CACCATCGACATATCAACCGGAAAAGTGTAAAACCGACTGTTCCCCAGCGTACAGCTTCGGCGTGAAGGTAAATCACGAAACGATCACTCACGACGGTCCAG CACCAAACGAATACCACATCCCGAACGTGCTCGGTTCGAGCAAGGAAGGGCCGATCCGTTCGGCGCCAGCCTACACAATCACCGGCCGACAGAAGCAAACTCTTCCTGAGTGCATTGGGTTCCCCGGTCCCGGTCACTACGACGCGAAGATCGATCCGCTGGTAAGACGGGCCCCGATGTTCTCGATGGCGACCCGGTTCCGACGACCGACGGATGAAGCACTCAAGCCCGGACCGGCCGCACACTATCCGGAAAAG GGTTTGAATCTGTTCCAAAGAGTTCCTGCCTATTCCTTTTCCATTCGGCACTCCAACTATCTGGCACAGAAGTCACCCACATATGTGAACAGTTTGAAACCATGCTTCTGGAACTGA
- the LOC125765732 gene encoding uncharacterized protein LOC125765732 isoform X3, which translates to MGGFEQRPWTPTKRRGPIAAEHRGPGPQYLLPQLLGTKVVDSKRQAAPAYSFGQRHKPRTESFSPGPLYNITGLGCKGKDAPPAYCLQSRPKEIPKYLTPAPGEYNIEKSDKMLVKSAPKYTFGVKKPPNPTSQTPAPGDYKPERVTFDSTPKFSFGIKTESKIRNDTPAPGTYSPEKVLKDKSPKYSFGLKVIPEKIEETPAPGAYQPERALALDKKPAYSFGLKTIVEKPNNTPAPGAYEPEKVKINNTPSYSFGIRSAIEKPNSNPAPGAYEPEKAKKLIDHSPAFAFGMRINHDKPNNTPGPSAYQVEKVNLDHQPAYSFGLRTNVSKPNITPAPGAYCPEKANQDSTPKYSFGIRPTIDKPDNIPAPGAYSPEKAKVDSSPAYSFGVRSKPDKPSANPGPGAYDADKLADGKSPAYSFGLRPEVGKPNNMPGPGAYNADRVDHATPAYSFGVKTNTDKVERIPGPGAYDADKAMDKSSPAYSFGVKTNVQKPSVVPGPGAYDADKQDKSSPAYSFGVKTNVDKPSVIPGPGAYDSDKVVDKTSPAYSFGARTNVDKPSMVPGPGAYDSDKVNDKSAPSYSFGVKTNMEKPNAIPGPGAYDADKVIDKSTPAYSFGVKPNLDKPNAIPGPGAYDADKVTDKSSPAYSFGVKTNMEKPNAIPGPGAYDADKVHDKSTPAYSFGVKPNLDKPNVIPGPGAYDAEKVNDKFSPAYSFGVRTNVEKPSIIPGPGAYDADKVIDKSSPAFTFGVKPNIDKPNIIPGPGAYDADKVIDKSCPAYSFGIKTNVEKPNIIPGPGAYDADKVIERSCPAYSFGIKTNVEKPSIIPGPGAYDTEKVQDTNTPAYTFGVKHQTTKVIPTPAPGAYFPEKYVCPHPAFTFGVKPHIDRIDIIPAPGAYNPEAVKLDNSPAFTFGVKPVIDKVDMTPAPGTYSVEKVKLDHSPAYPFGIKVHREKPNNVPAPGTYNPDKVKMDHSPAYSFGIKHKGETLRDTPAPSTYQPEKCKTDCSPAYSFGVKVNHETITHDGPAPNEYHIPNVLGSSKEGPIRSAPAYTITGRQKQTLPECIGFPGPGHYDAKIDPLVRRAPMFSMATRFRRPTDEALKPGPAAHYPEKGLNLFQRVPAYSFSIRHSNYLAQKSPTYVNSLKPCFWN; encoded by the exons ATGGGTGGGTTTGAGCAGCGTCCCTGGACACCGACGAAGCGGCGGGGACCGATCGCGGCAGAACACCGTGGCCCAGGGCCACAATATCTTCTACCACAACTGCTCG GTACGAAAGTGGTAGACTCGAAACGGCAAGCCGCACCCGCCTACAGCTTCGGTCAGCGACACAAACCACGCACGGAATCGTTCAGTCCGGGTCCGCTCTACAACATCACCGGGCTTGGCTGCAAGGGAAAGGATGCTCCACCGGCCTACTGCTTGCAGAGTCGTCCGAAGGAGATACCGAAATATCTGACACCGGCACCGGGAGAGTACAATATAGAAAAGTCGGACAAAATGTTGGTTAAATCCGCACCGAAGTATACGTTCGGTGTGAAGAAGCCACCAAATCCGACCAGCCAAACACCAG CTCCCGGCGACTATAAGCCCGAACGTGTCACATTCGATAGCACACCGAAGTTTTCGTTTGGCATCAAAACGGAGAGTAAAATACGCAACGACACACCAG CACCCGGTACCTATTCGCCGGAGAAAGTATTGAAAGACAAATCACCAAAGTATAGCTTTGGGTTGAAAGTAATACCGGAAAAGATTGAAGAAACGCCGG CACCCGGTGCCTACCAACCAGAAAGAGCACTTGCATTGGATAAGAAACCGGCGTACAGCTTTGGTCTGAAGACGATCGTCGAGAAACCGAACAATACTCCCGCACCGGGAGCTTATGAGCCGGAGAAAGTGAAGATAAACAATACGCCGTCGTACAGCTTCGGCATCCGGTCCGCAATCGAAAAGCCGAACTCCAATCCTG CACCGGGCGCATACGAGCCGGAAAAGGCCAAGAAGCTGATCGATCACTCGCCCGCATTTGCATTCGGCATGCGCATCAATCATGACAAGCCTAACAATACGCCCGGACCGTCCGCGTATCAGGTGGAGAAGGTGAATCTAGATCACCAACCGGCGTACAGTTTCGGGCTGCGCACGAACGTATCGAAGCCGAACATAACGCCCGCACCGGGTGCATACTGCCCGGAGAAGGCAAATCAAGATTCTACCCCGAAGTATAGCTTCGGAATCCGACCGACAATCGATAAACCGGACAATATACCCGCTCCTGGAGCGTACTCTCCCGAGAAGGCCAAAGTAGATAGTAGTCCAGCGTACAGCTTCGGTGTGCGCTCCAAGCCAGACAAACCAAGTGCCAATCCCGGTCCGGGAGCGTACGATGCGGACAAGCTGGCGGATGGAAAGTCTCCGGCGTACTCATTTGGACTTCGGCCAGAGGTTGGCAAACCGAACAATATGCCCGGTCCCGGAGCATACAATGCGGATCGCGTTGATCACGCTACACCGGCATATTCGTTCGGTGTCAAGACAAACACGGACAAGGTGGAACGAATCCCTGGACCGGGTGCATATGATGCAGACAAGGCGATGGATAAATCCTCACCCGCATATTCGTTCGGTGTGAAGACGAACGTACAGAAGCCAAGCGTAGTGCCTGGACCGGGTGCGTACGATGCAGATAAGCAGGACAAATCATCTCCGGCCTATTCGTTTGGTGTGAAAACCAACGTAGACAAGCCAAGTGTTATACCCGGACCGGGTGCGTACGATTCAGATAAAGTAGTGGACAAGACATCACCAGCGTACTCGTTCGGTGCCAGAACAAATGTCGATAAGCCCAGCATGGTTCCCGGACCGGGTGCCTATGATTCGGACAAAGTTAATGACAAATCAGCTCCGTCATATTCGTTCGGCGTGAAGACCAATATGGAGAAACCGAACGCAATTCCTGGCCCAGGTGCGTACGATGCGGATAAAGTGATTGATAAATCTACGCCAGCATATTCTTTCGGCGTCAAGCCTAACTTGGATAAGCCGAACGCAATTCCAGGACCTGGAGCTTACGATGCGGATAAAGTGACCGACAAGTCTTCCCCTGCATACTCTTTCGGTGTAAAGACCAACATGGAAAAACCGAACGCAATTCCTGGCCCAGGTGCCTACGATGCGGACAAAGTGCACGATAAATCCACTCCAGCCTATTCCTTTGGAGTGAAGCCTAACTTAGATAAGCCAAATGTTATTCCTGGCCCAGGAGCTTATGATGCGGAGAAAGTGAATGATAAGTTCTCCCCTGCATATTCGTTCGGTGTTCGAACGAACGTCGAAAAGCCCAGCATCATTCCTGGCCCAGGTGCGTACGATGCAGATAAAGTGATCGACAAGTCTTCCCCAGCATTTACGTTTGGCGTTAAGCCAAACATCGACAAGCCCAATATTATTCCCGGACCGGGTGCGTATGATGCGGACAAGGTCATAGACAAGTCGTGTCCAGCGTATTCGTTCGGAATTAAGACGAATGTTGAGAAGCCTAATATTATTCCCGGCCCGGGAGCTTATGATGCGGACAAGGTTATAGAGCGTTCTTGCCCTGCGTACTCGTTCGGAATCAAGACGAATGTGGAAAAACCAAGTATCATTCCTGGTCCGGGAGCGTACGACACCGAAAAGGTACAGGATACGAATACACCGGCATATACGTTCGGTGTGAAGCATCAGACGACGAAAGTTATTCCAACACCAGCCCCAGGTGCATACTTCCCGGAGAAGTATGTCTGTCCCCATCCAGCTTTTACGTTCGGCGTAAAGCCACATATCGATAGGATCGATATTATTCCAGCCCCGGGAGCTTACAATCCGGAAGCGGTAAAGCTGGACAACAGCCCCGCATTCACGTTCGGTGTGAAACCAGTAATTGATAAGGTTGATATGACACCGGCACCAGGCACATactcggtggaaaaagttaagCTGGATCACTCGCCAGCGTATCCGTTTGGAATTAAGGTGCACCGCGAGAAGCCGAACAATGTACCAG CTCCCGGAACTTACAATCCCGATAAAGTGAAGATGGATCACTCACCAGCGTACAGTTTTGGCATAAAGCATAAAGGTGAAACACTAAGAGATACACCGG CACCATCGACATATCAACCGGAAAAGTGTAAAACCGACTGTTCCCCAGCGTACAGCTTCGGCGTGAAGGTAAATCACGAAACGATCACTCACGACGGTCCAG CACCAAACGAATACCACATCCCGAACGTGCTCGGTTCGAGCAAGGAAGGGCCGATCCGTTCGGCGCCAGCCTACACAATCACCGGCCGACAGAAGCAAACTCTTCCTGAGTGCATTGGGTTCCCCGGTCCCGGTCACTACGACGCGAAGATCGATCCGCTGGTAAGACGGGCCCCGATGTTCTCGATGGCGACCCGGTTCCGACGACCGACGGATGAAGCACTCAAGCCCGGACCGGCCGCACACTATCCGGAAAAG GGTTTGAATCTGTTCCAAAGAGTTCCTGCCTATTCCTTTTCCATTCGGCACTCCAACTATCTGGCACAGAAGTCACCCACATATGTGAACAGTTTGAAACCATGCTTCTGGAACTGA